A window of Drosophila santomea strain STO CAGO 1482 chromosome X, Prin_Dsan_1.1, whole genome shotgun sequence genomic DNA:
TCAAGAACATAACGCATTTTACATGAAAGCCCCGAAGATCTATTGTTAAATCAAAGTGTAGCCCTTCAAGGATGTGAGAAGTGTAAGTGTAAGAACACAAGCTCCTTGAACCATCCATCCAATCGCTAGATTGACACAAAGACAGCCTTAACCTCTTCACGATTCCACGATTCCATGATTCCACGATTCTTATCACGATAGAAACAAAATGCGAGCCGGGATCGCTTCGCTTCTTTCcaaggaaatgaaaacaaacaaacaaacaagccaaccaaccaaaaaTCAGCCAAGCGCTGTGCGACATTTATAACATAcatctatttatatatatatatactatttatatatatgtacatacttgtATATCGCTGTGAAAACGAAAGCGACAGAAGtggaaaaacggaaaaacatTGAACCACATACTATATATAGAGTGTGGTTGCAAACCGAGTTTCCAAAGGAGAGtcataaaagcaaacaataacaaaaacagaaacacaaGCCACATGGGGCATATgaccccccctccccctccctcTCACCAACCCTCCCCCCATTCGAGTCACTTCGAGTCTCTGATTGTGTATAAAAAGAACTCATGTTCCAAATGATAAGTGGTGGGGAGCCCAGCAAGGCGGCAAATCGGTGGGTTATTTTTAAACACTGAagtttatgtaaatatatttcctGGCCAGAGCCCAGACACAAACAATAACAgaatcgaaacgaatcgaatggaatcaaatcgaatggaatggaaaatacaataatatttgAGCGCGGATGCTGATAAGGCAGGCAGCCAAGAGATCCCAAGACGCGTGTGCGAGGCGGAAGAGGGTGGGGAGCTATCAGGCAACAGGCTCCTTGCTTCCCAGAAGCTGTGTCCTTTGGAGGCTACAGGAGGAGTAGGTACCCATCATAAGCACAGTAGATTTCATCACAAGGATAACATCAAAAACAAGCGATGCAATCTAACAATCAAACAATCTAACAATCTGTGTTTGCAACTCTTGCAGATGATTCCCGAAGTGGCGACCACCAAAGTCCTGCTAGTCCTCACCACCGTGCTCGCTGTGGCGGCGCTGATCAGCAGTTGGGTGCCACAGGTGGCGGGTGGTACAGTCCCACCCGCGGAATACGAGCAGAGACGCACGATGTGCTCCACTGGGCTCAGCGATGTGATACAGAAGATATGCGTGGGCGGCACGGTGGCACTCGGCGATGTTTTTCGTAAGTCAATACCCCGTCGAACCTCAACCTTTGACCTTTGATACGCAAACCTCTAACTAACTCTATGAATCTCCGCAGCCAACAGTTTTGGGAAGCGCAGGAAGCGCGACATGCCGAATGTGACCGATTTGTGCTGCAAACCGGGTGGCTGCACCTACAgggagctgctgcagtactGCAAAGGATGATGTAGCATCTGAGCTCCATCCCCAACCCCCTCACCCCACCCCCCTCAACTGCAAGCCACTCTACACCACTCCACACATCATTCGTAACCCCTAAGATACGAAGCgccaagcagcagcagtctTCCCTAGAGTATACTAAGTATATATTACTAATTTAACTATACACTAACTCAATTCTGTACAATAAAAGAAATTCGAAATGAGCGCGGATCTCTAAAGTTTAGTAAGCACTACTACTTAGTTTGTGAAATGGATTCACAACGCATTTCCTCATTTTGCGCTCCAATTTTGGGCATTTTCCCAGATGAACCCATTCACCCCCTTCATTAGACGCCTCCATTGTGGGCGAAATCCATTCAGAGTGAGTGTGACACTCTGAAGTGGTTGCCATGGCTTTGAGTTAGGGCTTTGGGCCTTCGAGTTTGGGTCATTCAGCAAGCACACACCCTTCGAATGGCGAATGTTGAATGGTGAATGGCCATTGGCCACcccatttcaattgaaaagtttCGCAAAGGACACTCGCAAGCGGAATATGGGGTCAAATGGTGATGAGATGACTGCAAATTAGATTACAAACGCTGACGATGATGATTTTAATGATGGTGCAAATCAACCACACATGCCAGTGAGTATCTCTTAACCCCCTTAGTCCTCCTTAACCCCCATTCTTAGCTCCCTTAACCCCATTTCAGCTGGAAATCTCCATGGAGACAATTGCTCGTCTTGCTTGCccaggaaaagaaaaaatcgaAAAGGATGAGATGAGAACTCGACATCCTTGCTCCGATTTTAgagaattttaaatttagtaacaaaaaaaaagtacaaatgTTTATTGATTTGCAAGCTCACAATGGCAAATGCAA
This region includes:
- the LOC120456851 gene encoding probable insulin-like peptide 6, with the protein product MIPEVATTKVLLVLTTVLAVAALISSWVPQVAGGTVPPAEYEQRRTMCSTGLSDVIQKICVGGTVALGDVFPNSFGKRRKRDMPNVTDLCCKPGGCTYRELLQYCKG